A stretch of the Rhizobium sullae genome encodes the following:
- a CDS encoding ATP-binding protein gives MSVQQFTFGPFELDPMRLELRRDGVRLNVGARACRVLVALVERSGQVVTQQELLAAGWSGLHVADVNLRVHIVALRKALSGGADGTFDITTVPREGYVFAGPVSPIGAAMSTPPPLSHAIPRQLTTLFGRGEALARLGDAVAQHRIVTIVGPGGIGKTALALAAIAEHADNAGTECVFVDLSTSVSSLHIETRLFEALELDGSPNDVSTYIERALSRRTILLVLDNCEHVIGHVAALVASLTSRTGGVSILATSREPLRVPGERIFPLEPLDCPPEGAVLTGRSAMAYAAIQMFAEAAGRRSLAFAVDDANASLLGEVCRRLDGSPLAIELAAATSDTMTISELARRLDDRFNVLTRGARTALPKHRTLQAAVDWSYDALSAEEALVMRRLGVFPARFAAEDARSIVADETLSGDGVHHALANLAAKSLLTVDFSGENASFRFLETMRVYARLKLLESEDAAAAYARFMDHTLRRLGAINQLEASKEDIRRRHAIILDDWRAAHDWSVRSRDWHTALRLMAGAIGFSQSLNVRVEYVHRAIETLRMIPRDLQTEDALWLEMRVCGHAAQMLLDTQPPDPPNFIDCIGSIALRALELSKRLNAPDHQMSALVTLTIGALTGANVEDLESYGAGVFELAQRLKDSDSFRTAHYLNGYTKYYRSEFGAAVRDCDRALDLAAQAQPGTSIAFDHVPSVRVLRSRALWIRGEFVSGLDEMDEAHRIALDGGHVPTVAWVAWCGLCVYLWAGLIEKAAESAKLHEQLAREYRNPGWSRYVPSAHEALERLRDGRRSFDTAPIDWMPHVPSHADMMTSIHCGFHRPVDLHRIESAPQHWCASEHFRGAGEHHLTAGRMIEAETFISRALSISQSRAAAAWEIRATLSLARLRVRQQQSSAVRALLEPLVERFPQFDGNADLAYATDILAAC, from the coding sequence GTGTCAGTGCAACAGTTCACATTCGGTCCTTTTGAACTCGACCCCATGCGGCTCGAATTGCGACGTGACGGCGTCCGGCTGAACGTGGGGGCGCGGGCCTGCCGCGTCCTTGTCGCGTTGGTCGAACGCTCCGGCCAGGTCGTCACCCAGCAGGAGCTGTTGGCGGCAGGTTGGTCCGGCCTGCATGTCGCGGATGTGAACCTCCGCGTGCACATCGTGGCCCTCCGCAAAGCGCTCTCCGGAGGAGCAGACGGCACATTCGACATCACGACGGTGCCGCGTGAAGGATATGTTTTTGCGGGCCCGGTCTCGCCCATTGGCGCAGCGATGTCGACACCGCCGCCCTTATCGCATGCGATTCCGAGACAACTCACCACGCTCTTCGGTCGAGGCGAAGCGCTGGCGCGCCTCGGCGATGCTGTCGCCCAGCATCGGATCGTAACGATTGTTGGGCCGGGAGGCATCGGCAAGACGGCCCTGGCGCTGGCAGCTATCGCCGAACACGCCGACAACGCAGGCACGGAATGCGTGTTCGTAGACCTCTCGACATCAGTGTCATCCCTTCATATCGAGACCCGGCTTTTTGAGGCGCTCGAACTCGATGGGAGCCCAAACGACGTGTCCACCTACATCGAGCGTGCGCTGAGCCGCCGGACGATTTTGCTCGTCCTCGACAACTGCGAACATGTCATCGGTCATGTGGCGGCGCTGGTGGCAAGTTTGACCAGCAGGACCGGTGGCGTTTCGATCCTCGCCACCAGCCGGGAACCGCTACGAGTCCCCGGCGAGCGTATATTTCCGCTCGAGCCACTGGATTGTCCACCTGAGGGTGCCGTGCTGACTGGGCGGTCAGCCATGGCCTACGCTGCAATCCAGATGTTCGCGGAGGCTGCCGGCCGTCGCTCGCTCGCGTTCGCTGTCGATGACGCCAACGCCTCTCTGCTGGGCGAGGTCTGCCGACGGCTGGACGGAAGTCCGCTTGCCATAGAACTCGCCGCGGCGACGAGCGACACCATGACGATCTCGGAGCTCGCACGTCGGCTCGACGATCGGTTCAATGTTCTGACACGGGGCGCGCGAACGGCATTGCCAAAACACCGGACGCTGCAGGCGGCAGTCGACTGGAGTTACGACGCCCTAAGCGCGGAGGAAGCGCTGGTTATGCGGCGCCTTGGCGTCTTTCCGGCGCGCTTCGCGGCCGAGGATGCGAGATCAATCGTTGCAGACGAGACATTGTCCGGTGACGGGGTTCATCATGCCTTGGCGAACCTGGCGGCGAAGTCACTCCTCACAGTCGACTTCAGCGGGGAGAATGCATCGTTCCGCTTCCTCGAAACGATGCGGGTCTATGCGAGGCTCAAGCTGCTCGAAAGCGAAGACGCCGCCGCAGCCTACGCCCGTTTCATGGACCATACTTTGCGGCGACTGGGCGCAATCAATCAACTCGAAGCCTCGAAAGAGGACATCAGGCGGAGGCATGCCATCATCCTGGACGATTGGCGCGCGGCACACGATTGGTCAGTTCGAAGCCGTGATTGGCATACAGCTCTGAGATTGATGGCAGGAGCAATCGGCTTCAGTCAGTCTCTGAACGTCAGGGTGGAATACGTGCACCGGGCGATAGAAACGCTTCGCATGATACCTCGTGACCTGCAGACCGAAGATGCCTTGTGGTTGGAGATGCGCGTCTGCGGCCACGCGGCCCAGATGCTTCTCGACACACAGCCGCCTGATCCGCCGAACTTCATCGACTGCATCGGATCCATTGCGTTGCGCGCCCTTGAACTCTCGAAGCGTCTGAACGCCCCTGATCATCAGATGAGCGCGCTCGTGACGCTGACGATCGGTGCGTTAACTGGAGCAAATGTCGAGGACCTCGAATCCTATGGTGCAGGCGTCTTCGAACTGGCTCAACGCCTGAAGGATTCCGACTCCTTCCGAACAGCGCACTATCTCAACGGTTACACCAAGTATTATCGCTCCGAGTTCGGCGCCGCCGTGCGCGACTGTGACCGCGCGCTCGACCTCGCAGCACAAGCACAACCCGGTACGTCAATCGCGTTCGACCACGTGCCGAGCGTGCGTGTCCTCCGCTCGCGCGCTCTATGGATCCGGGGTGAATTCGTCTCTGGATTGGACGAGATGGATGAGGCTCATCGGATAGCGCTCGATGGAGGGCACGTTCCGACGGTCGCATGGGTGGCGTGGTGCGGCCTGTGCGTATATCTCTGGGCGGGCCTCATCGAAAAGGCGGCCGAGAGCGCGAAGCTGCACGAACAACTGGCGAGGGAGTACAGGAATCCCGGTTGGTCAAGATATGTCCCAAGCGCCCACGAAGCTTTGGAACGTCTTCGCGACGGCCGCAGGTCCTTTGACACAGCGCCGATCGATTGGATGCCGCATGTTCCGTCACATGCGGACATGATGACGAGCATCCATTGTGGGTTTCACAGGCCCGTGGATCTTCACCGTATCGAATCCGCGCCACAGCATTGGTGTGCCTCGGAACACTTCCGCGGCGCTGGCGAGCACCATTTGACGGCAGGACGTATGATCGAGGCCGAGACTTTCATTTCGCGCGCCCTCTCTATCTCGCAGTCGCGCGCCGCTGCAGCGTGGGAGATACGCGCCACACTTAGTCTGGCACGGCTCAGGGTTCGGCAGCAACAGTCCTCGGCCGTCCGGGCTCTGTTGGAGCCGCTAGTCGAACGCTTTCCGCAGTTCGATGGCAACGCGGATCTCGCCTACGCGACAGATATTCTGGCTGCCTGCTGA
- a CDS encoding GlcG/HbpS family heme-binding protein yields the protein MPISAHNAQAIIDHAEAKAREMGLAAIIAILDDGGHLKAFHRMDGAVLGSIDIAIRKAKTAVLFQCNSEDVWDYLKPGAPAPHLELTNDGLAPYGGGIALKCPNGGMAGSLGVSGGTIEQDTKIARAGLAAFEAMLR from the coding sequence ATGCCTATTTCGGCTCACAACGCGCAAGCGATCATCGATCATGCTGAAGCCAAGGCACGGGAGATGGGCTTGGCGGCGATCATCGCGATCCTCGATGACGGCGGACACCTGAAGGCGTTTCACCGGATGGATGGCGCGGTCCTTGGGTCCATCGACATCGCAATCCGGAAGGCCAAGACCGCGGTGCTCTTTCAATGCAACAGCGAGGACGTTTGGGACTACCTGAAGCCTGGAGCCCCAGCGCCGCATCTCGAGCTGACCAACGATGGTTTGGCACCTTATGGAGGCGGGATCGCTCTCAAATGTCCCAATGGAGGAATGGCGGGTTCGCTCGGCGTTTCCGGCGGAACCATTGAACAGGACACCAAGATCGCCAGGGCGGGACTTGCCGCCTTCGAGGCGATGCTCCGCTAG
- a CDS encoding SDR family oxidoreductase produces the protein MSKTILITGGGSGFGKAAAIGMAKNGHNIIATCQVSPMVTAMREEVAALDLGKRIRVERLDLTDPYDIKQAQGWDFDVLWNNAGQGEPGPVWEIPVDIVRRNFETNVFLPLTLTQGVIQRWIREGKHHGKKVVFTSSMGGLFTPANWGTYVSTKHALESIAEALQQELAAYGIKIQTINPGAYYTGYNETMADNPFRWMDDGKNFTKRADLRKGFDDFFATPEGKMDPTEMIDRMIEIVPSDTGKFRNVCPKVIEDMLKDHQLKAWEAQI, from the coding sequence ATGAGCAAGACGATCCTCATCACCGGCGGCGGCTCGGGCTTCGGCAAGGCTGCTGCAATTGGAATGGCCAAGAACGGCCACAATATCATTGCGACCTGCCAGGTTTCGCCGATGGTCACGGCCATGCGCGAGGAAGTGGCGGCGCTTGATCTCGGCAAACGCATCCGCGTCGAGCGCCTCGACCTCACGGATCCCTATGACATCAAGCAGGCGCAGGGTTGGGATTTCGACGTTCTCTGGAACAATGCGGGCCAGGGTGAACCGGGCCCGGTCTGGGAAATCCCGGTCGATATCGTCCGACGCAACTTCGAAACCAATGTCTTCCTTCCGTTGACGCTCACGCAGGGTGTCATCCAGCGGTGGATTCGCGAAGGCAAGCATCATGGCAAGAAGGTCGTCTTCACGTCCTCGATGGGCGGTCTGTTCACGCCGGCGAACTGGGGCACCTATGTCTCGACGAAGCATGCGCTGGAATCGATCGCGGAGGCGCTGCAGCAGGAACTCGCTGCCTACGGCATCAAGATCCAAACCATCAATCCCGGCGCCTACTACACCGGATACAATGAAACGATGGCTGACAACCCGTTCCGCTGGATGGACGACGGTAAGAACTTCACGAAGCGTGCCGATCTCCGGAAGGGCTTCGACGACTTCTTCGCCACGCCGGAAGGCAAGATGGACCCGACCGAGATGATTGATCGCATGATCGAGATTGTTCCGTCCGACACGGGCAAGTTCCGCAATGTCTGCCCGAAGGTGATCGAGGACATGCTCAAGGATCACCAGCTCAAGGCCTGGGAAGCCCAAATCTAA
- a CDS encoding nuclear transport factor 2 family protein has product MSRRKTSVATLRGTAVAVAVSAATAFAGTAIADETANKATIQTAFDAWASGTGSPYDLLADNVEWTITGNSAASKTYRSRDAFINEVIKPFNSRMSVGLKPTIRDIYADRDTVIVFFDAAGTAKDGQRYKNTYAWFLDLDGGRIVKASAFFDSIAFNKLWELPVAAE; this is encoded by the coding sequence ATGAGTAGACGCAAGACATCAGTGGCAACGCTTCGAGGGACCGCTGTCGCGGTCGCCGTTTCTGCCGCCACCGCTTTTGCTGGCACGGCCATCGCCGACGAGACTGCCAACAAGGCGACCATCCAGACGGCGTTCGATGCATGGGCCTCGGGCACCGGAAGTCCATATGATCTGCTGGCTGACAACGTCGAGTGGACGATCACAGGAAACTCAGCGGCGTCTAAAACCTACCGCAGCCGGGATGCCTTCATCAACGAGGTGATCAAGCCGTTCAACTCCCGAATGAGCGTCGGCCTCAAGCCGACGATCCGGGACATATACGCGGATCGCGATACGGTCATCGTCTTCTTCGATGCGGCAGGAACAGCGAAGGACGGTCAACGGTACAAGAACACCTATGCGTGGTTCCTCGACCTTGATGGCGGCAGGATCGTCAAGGCGTCAGCGTTCTTCGATAGCATCGCGTTCAACAAGCTCTGGGAGCTGCCAGTCGCGGCCGAGTAA
- a CDS encoding oxidoreductase, which yields MKTWFITGASRGFGARIAQLALERGDNVVATARRAASVTDKLGERHNLIAATLDVTNEDQAHEAARQAVERFGSIDVLLNNAGFGLIGAVEEATAEDVERLYRTNVFGLLTVTRAVLPQMRAQRSGRILNISSIGGYRAGAGFGVYCSTKFAVEGLSEALQAELGPLGIHVTVIEPGYFRTDFLDPSSLSASSNRIRDYDGTAGAVREHAASLNHNQPGDPEKFARQVVAFADVDQPPVRMPFGSDTVAAIKAKHASDADIISRWREVSVSTDF from the coding sequence ATGAAAACCTGGTTCATAACCGGAGCATCGCGCGGGTTCGGCGCCCGCATCGCGCAGCTAGCCCTAGAGCGGGGAGACAACGTCGTTGCCACCGCCCGCCGTGCGGCATCAGTCACCGACAAGCTCGGGGAGCGGCACAACCTTATCGCTGCGACCCTGGACGTCACCAACGAAGATCAGGCTCACGAGGCAGCCAGACAGGCCGTCGAACGCTTCGGGTCTATTGACGTGCTGTTGAACAACGCGGGCTTCGGTCTCATCGGGGCGGTTGAGGAAGCCACGGCGGAGGATGTCGAACGCCTCTACCGGACAAACGTCTTCGGCCTACTGACGGTGACACGAGCAGTCCTTCCGCAAATGCGGGCACAGCGCTCCGGCCGCATCCTCAACATCTCCTCCATCGGCGGATATCGCGCTGGTGCAGGCTTCGGAGTCTATTGCTCCACCAAGTTCGCGGTTGAGGGATTGTCAGAGGCGCTTCAAGCGGAGCTCGGACCCCTTGGAATCCATGTGACCGTGATCGAGCCGGGCTATTTCCGGACGGATTTCCTCGATCCCAGCTCATTGTCGGCGAGCAGCAACCGGATCCGCGACTATGATGGAACGGCAGGCGCTGTGCGCGAGCACGCGGCATCACTCAATCACAACCAGCCTGGAGACCCGGAGAAGTTCGCTCGGCAGGTCGTTGCCTTTGCCGACGTCGATCAGCCACCCGTGCGCATGCCGTTCGGAAGCGACACGGTTGCTGCGATCAAGGCCAAGCATGCCTCAGATGCAGATATCATCAGCCGCTGGCGCGAGGTCTCTGTCTCAACCGACTTCTGA
- a CDS encoding Na+/H+ antiporter, with protein MDGTHLFELVIAMFLAIIALHYLAHRLGLPPSVALLTGGAALAFVPGLPAIEVDPELVLVIFLPPLLFDGAWSIAVDRLKRHMFGIASLAVGAVFFTTVVVAVVTHVLMPSLPWAGCAALGAIVSPPDAVSARAILERVNLPRRLQILLEGESLLNDASGLVLFRFAVAAATTGAFSATNAAGTFILLAAGGAIVGCVVGYAWVKLVRKLHDDYLMIAATTLMCWIAYLLGEQLHVSGVIATVTAGLIASWYQHTVMSAATRMRGTSFWTVLVFLMEAMVFILIGLSLRDIVERGGGFGALLETMALPALAILVTIVVARFVWIFASDVAIELAHRTGLARSVPMGTGAATVLSWAGVRGVVTLALALSLPDAFPGRDFILVIAFAVIMGTVLLQGTTLGAVISWAGLRGTEAEGAPMTMSQAEAAMAQVQFAKVKSLAFDTDGNLIHPQLLRRYEHRATAIIDYAQRTEDYVPMLHAHFDVVLEAVAVGRTELIRLRRAGQIDDETLRELERDLDLEELSAISAKA; from the coding sequence ATGGACGGCACCCACCTCTTCGAACTGGTGATCGCGATGTTTCTTGCGATCATTGCGCTTCACTATCTCGCCCATCGGCTGGGACTGCCGCCGTCAGTGGCGCTGCTTACTGGCGGCGCCGCTCTGGCCTTCGTGCCTGGGCTACCAGCGATCGAGGTCGATCCCGAGCTCGTGCTGGTCATTTTCCTTCCACCTCTTCTGTTTGATGGTGCGTGGTCCATCGCAGTGGATCGGCTGAAACGCCACATGTTTGGTATTGCCTCGCTAGCTGTCGGTGCGGTGTTCTTCACGACCGTGGTCGTGGCCGTTGTTACCCATGTTCTAATGCCGTCGTTGCCGTGGGCCGGCTGCGCAGCGCTTGGTGCCATCGTTTCGCCCCCGGACGCCGTGTCGGCTCGTGCCATTCTCGAGCGAGTCAACTTGCCCCGCCGACTTCAGATCCTTCTGGAAGGAGAGAGCCTCCTGAATGACGCGAGCGGGTTGGTGCTCTTCCGGTTCGCGGTCGCCGCTGCAACAACTGGCGCCTTCAGCGCAACCAACGCTGCCGGGACGTTCATCCTTCTTGCCGCCGGAGGAGCCATCGTCGGCTGCGTGGTCGGATATGCTTGGGTAAAGCTTGTACGGAAATTACACGACGATTACCTTATGATCGCCGCGACAACGCTAATGTGCTGGATTGCATATCTTCTCGGAGAGCAACTCCATGTATCAGGTGTCATCGCCACCGTCACAGCGGGCCTTATCGCTTCCTGGTATCAGCACACGGTCATGTCGGCGGCAACACGCATGCGCGGCACCTCCTTCTGGACAGTACTTGTCTTTCTGATGGAAGCGATGGTCTTCATTCTTATCGGTCTGTCGCTCCGTGACATCGTGGAACGCGGTGGAGGCTTTGGCGCTTTACTTGAGACTATGGCTCTTCCGGCGCTTGCTATCCTTGTCACCATTGTCGTCGCTCGCTTCGTTTGGATCTTCGCCTCCGATGTAGCAATCGAATTAGCGCACCGAACGGGGCTTGCACGGTCAGTTCCCATGGGAACTGGCGCCGCTACGGTTCTGAGTTGGGCGGGTGTCCGAGGCGTGGTCACACTTGCCCTGGCATTGAGCCTGCCGGATGCCTTTCCGGGACGAGACTTCATTCTCGTCATCGCGTTTGCGGTGATCATGGGGACCGTGCTCCTGCAAGGTACGACACTCGGAGCGGTGATTTCCTGGGCTGGGTTGCGGGGAACGGAAGCCGAGGGGGCGCCGATGACGATGAGCCAGGCGGAGGCAGCGATGGCTCAGGTTCAATTCGCGAAGGTAAAAAGTCTCGCCTTTGACACCGACGGAAACTTGATCCATCCGCAACTGCTGAGAAGGTACGAGCATCGCGCGACAGCCATCATCGACTACGCGCAACGAACTGAGGACTATGTCCCGATGCTCCATGCTCATTTCGACGTTGTTCTTGAGGCAGTCGCCGTCGGTCGAACAGAACTTATACGGCTGCGTAGGGCTGGGCAGATCGACGATGAGACCCTTCGTGAACTCGAACGGGACCTCGATTTGGAAGAACTCAGCGCGATTTCTGCCAAGGCCTGA